The nucleotide window TGTTCGAACTCAAAATGGCTAAGGTCGGCTGGTGAGGTGTAGCGGAAGTATACCTCCACAATAACCTTGTTGGTGTAGGTTAGTGGCTCAAAGTAGCGTTGCTTTTTATACTCGTAGCGGTAGTCGTGGTAGCGCGCCGTAATGTCCGACAGCACCGCCGAGCCTGTTGGGAAACCGCCGGCTCCCTTGCCAAACATAAACTGTTTTTCGTAGAAAGCTCCTTCAATCACCACGCCGTTGTATTCCTCTTCCACATTGTAGATGTATTCGTCGGGATTTACTAAACGAGGCATTACGTAAAGGGTGAAACGGCCGTTATCCAGCTTTGAGAGGTTGGCTACCAACTTAATTTTCTTTCCTTTTTCACGAGCATACTGGATGTCGTGGTCGTTGAGTTTGGAAATTCCACAGTGAAAGGCCTCCTTTGGGTGAACATAGGTTCCAAAGCCATGCACAGCAAGAATTATAAGCTTATACAGCGCGTCGAAGCCATCCACATCAAACGTTGGATTGCTTTCGGCAAAGCCAAGGTCTTGTGCTTGCTTTAGTGCCACGTCGTAGCTGTCGCCGTGCTGGAATATCCTCGATAGAATGTAGTTGGTGGAGCCGTTCAGGATTCCTTGAATCGAAAGAAGAAGGTCGTTATCGTAGTATTCTTCAAGGTTACGAATTACCGGAATGCTTCCACATGCAGAGGCATCATAGAGAAGGGCCGCACCAGTGGTTTGCTGAATTTGAATGAGTTCCTCCAGGTGGTGCGCAAGCATGGTTTTATTCCCCGACACCACGCTCTTTCCTTTTAGGAGGGCTGCCTTCACTATATGGTAAGCGTCGGTAGCACTATCGATCAACTCTACCACTAGGTTTATTTCCGGATCGTTGAGGATATCCTCGGCGTTGGTGGTGAGTAAATTGGTGTTTATATCCCGCTCTTTATCGGGATTTTTTATGCAAATGGTTTTGATGGTGGCTTTAGTAGTGGGCGAACTGCCCAACACATGGTAAAGCCCTTTTCCAACCGTTCCAAATCCAAACAAGCCAATTATTTGCCTGGTTCCATTCTCCTGTTTTCTATTTTTAGTGATGCTTGGTTGCGATAAAGTTTCCATTGTTTTTGTTTTTTTAAATTCGAATCAGACACTTCTCTTAACTTCCTCTAACTTCTTTTACTTCTCTAACTTCCGTTTAACTTCTTTTACTTCTCTAACTTCGTTTAACTTCTTCTAACTCCATCTAACTTCTTCTAACTTCGTTTAACTTCTTTTACTTCCTCTAACTTCTCCATTTAACCACAAAGTAATCAAAGGCAACAAATTATATGTGACCCCTCTAAATCTCCCCTAAGAGGGGCGACTTGCGTTCTAATTCCCGCATGATGTTAGCAGGTTCCTTCCCCTCTTAGGGGAAGGTCAGGTTAGGGTCATATTGTTGACATATAGTTTCCATTGTTTTTGTTTTTTTAAATTCGAATCAGACACTTCTCTTAACTTCTTCTAACTTCTTTTACTTCTTCTAACTTCTTCTAACTTCTTTTACTTCTTTTACTTCTTTTACTTCTCTAACTTCGTTTAACTTCTTCTAACTTCTTCTAACTACTCTAACTTCTTCTATCTTCTTCTAACTCCTTCTCCCTACAAATTCCCCAATAACCCTTTCCAGCTGCTGCCACTCCAGCAGAAATCCATCGTGTCCAAAGTTCGAGTGAATCTCGGCATATTGAGCGTTGGGAATATGCTCTGCAATCTCCTTTTGATCGTTGGTAGGGAAGAGGATATCGTTATCAATACCCACCACTAGGGTTTTTGCGGTAATTGTTGCCAACGCTTCGGCCACACTGCCTCTGCCACGTCCCACATTGTGTGAGTCGATGGCCTTTGTAAGCGTAAGGTAGGTGTAGGCATCAAACCGATTCACTAGCTTCTCACCTTGATAGTTCTGGTAAGTAGCGGCTCTATGACCGGTTACCATATCGTTCCTATCGTCATTCTGGCTTAAGTTGTAGGCTATGCTTCCTCGGTAGCTAAGCAATGCAATGCTGCGGGCAGCCTTTAGTCCATCCTTACCACCATCAATATCTTCGCTCACAAACGTCGGATCGGCTTGAAGGGCCAGGCGTTGCGATTGGTTAAAGGCAACAACCCACGGCGAGGCTTTTGCGCTGCAGGCAATCAGAACAATATGTTCGGCAGTGCCGGGGTAGGAGCATTCCCACTCTAGCGTTTGAAAACCACCTATTGAACCACCAACATTAATGTAAATCCGCTCTATTCCTAAGTGCTTGCGTAGCTGCTCGTGGACAAAAACCATGTCGCGAACGGTAATCAGTGGAAAGGATAGACGGTAAGGTTTCCCATTAATAGGGTTGATGCTCATTGGCCCAGTGGAGCCGTAGCATGAGCCCAGTATATTGGCACACACAATGGGGGTAACCTCCGGGTCGAACAGTTTTCCTGTTCCCACCACCTCCGGCCACCACTCTTCTGGGTTCGAGTTGGCGGTAAGTGCATGGCAGATCCACACCACCTTGTCGGCATTTTTTTGAATGTCTCCAATTACATCGTAGGTAATTACCACCTCCGGTATTGTAATTCCGCATTCAAGCGTTACATTTTGTAGCGAAAACTTATGTTGGCTCATAGGAATATGCTTTCTGTTTTGTGCTAACAATTATAGCAGAAGCTGACTCTGTAATCGACGTTTGCTCCAATATTGGCAGATTAATTTTGGAACCGGAGTAGGTTCGTAACCGCCCCAAAGGTTACTTGTTGCGCAACAACCATTGCTGAGGGCGGCCCGAAACCTACATTCCGGCAACCAAAAGTGCTCCGTTATATTAGCTCTAACGCTTGACTGAAATCCGCGATTATATCGTCGATATGCTCTATTCCTAGCGAAACACGGAGTAGGGCGTTACTTACACCCGCAGCGGATTGCTCTGCCTCGCTAAGCTGCTGGTGAGTAGTGATAGACGGCTGAATTATTAGCGTTCGAA belongs to Williamwhitmania taraxaci and includes:
- a CDS encoding homoserine dehydrogenase — protein: METLSQPSITKNRKQENGTRQIIGLFGFGTVGKGLYHVLGSSPTTKATIKTICIKNPDKERDINTNLLTTNAEDILNDPEINLVVELIDSATDAYHIVKAALLKGKSVVSGNKTMLAHHLEELIQIQQTTGAALLYDASACGSIPVIRNLEEYYDNDLLLSIQGILNGSTNYILSRIFQHGDSYDVALKQAQDLGFAESNPTFDVDGFDALYKLIILAVHGFGTYVHPKEAFHCGISKLNDHDIQYAREKGKKIKLVANLSKLDNGRFTLYVMPRLVNPDEYIYNVEEEYNGVVIEGAFYEKQFMFGKGAGGFPTGSAVLSDITARYHDYRYEYKKQRYFEPLTYTNKVIVEVYFRYTSPADLSHFEFEQISEKFSGKESSWLIGTIKLSALQKIQDLLPKLDVFLALTGRSE
- a CDS encoding homoserine O-acetyltransferase family protein encodes the protein MSQHKFSLQNVTLECGITIPEVVITYDVIGDIQKNADKVVWICHALTANSNPEEWWPEVVGTGKLFDPEVTPIVCANILGSCYGSTGPMSINPINGKPYRLSFPLITVRDMVFVHEQLRKHLGIERIYINVGGSIGGFQTLEWECSYPGTAEHIVLIACSAKASPWVVAFNQSQRLALQADPTFVSEDIDGGKDGLKAARSIALLSYRGSIAYNLSQNDDRNDMVTGHRAATYQNYQGEKLVNRFDAYTYLTLTKAIDSHNVGRGRGSVAEALATITAKTLVVGIDNDILFPTNDQKEIAEHIPNAQYAEIHSNFGHDGFLLEWQQLERVIGEFVGRRS